GTCTATCATATAGGGGACACCTCTTCTGTATGGTAGTGATTTCTAGTCAATCTCACTATACCAAAGATTGAGGTGTTTTTTTATTTTAAAAAAGGTTGTCAAGCAATAAAATGAATAGACTTTAAACTCAATGCAGCCAACATTTAGCACCCATTATTTTGGTGCGAAAGTTGAGTTTCTAATAAAAACGGATCTAACCCTTTTCCTTTAGATCCGCTTCCCCTTCACCCTCATTATTCATGATGCACTAACCCGCTTCAGCTAAAAATTATGAAGTATATTCTTTTAATTGAATGAATTCATTCCGAAGTTCATGCAATTTTTGCTTACATTTTTTCATTTGTTTTTCATTTTTTTCTTGAATCGCTTCATAGAGTACCGCCAATTCATAATCTAATTCCAGGCGAAGGACTGCTAATCTTTCTTGGGCTTTGGATTTCTTCTTTTTTCCACTTGCTACCTGCTTCATGAAAAAGCACCCCTTTTTGAATCGATCACGCCGATTCCTTTTAATACATTGTATGAAATTCATGTTGGACTTGTAACAAATTTGTGTGTTTAAACTAGCTTTGAACAACTTTATGTTAAAATAATGAAAACGTTGATTTAGGAGGAACGGATATGAGTTTCAATGGATTCACTAAAGAGGATTTTGATGTGTTTGCAATAGAGGGGCTAGAACCAAGAATGGAGTCATTGAAGGCAACGATTCGACCTAAACTTGATTACCTAGGAAACCATTTCTCTCCTACATTGAGCGCATTAACAGGAGACGAAATGTTTTATCATGTAGCTAAACATGCACGCCGTACTGTTCATCCACCAAATGATACTTGGGTAGCCTTTGCAAATAATAAGCGAGGGTATAAAAAACATCCTCATTTCCAAATTGGATTATGGGGTTCACATTTATTCATATGGTTTGCCGTGATTTATGAAGCACCAACCAAAGTTCAAATCGGTCATTCTTTTGAAAAACATCTGGACGAAATTTATAAAATGACCCCACGTCATTTTGTTTGGTCTTTAGACCACATGAAGCCTGATGCATCAAAAATGGAGGATTTGTCACAAGATGATTTGCAAGCGATGTTTCAACGAATGCAAACGGTAAAAAAAGCTGAAATTCTTTGTGGATTCCATATTCCAAAAGATGAAGCGATTTTTATGTCTGGTGGAGAGCTTATAGAAACAATCGATGAGGTTTTTAAAAACTTAATCCCTCTTTATAAACTGGCAAGCCATTAAAAGCGGAATGTCGTATACCTCTAAATAAGGAAGGATGATCCAAAAGTTTTACTCTTTGGATCATCCCCCATTCTTTATGACTTCATCGCAATCCATTGGTCATTTCTAGATTCTTTCATTTTTTTCACAACATGATAGGATGAGTAACCACTTTCCTTTTCGAATTCCTTAAAAATTTTCTTCTCCTCAGCGATACTTGGAACAATTTCTTTAAATCGATGGTAATATTTTTTAAAATTATCCCTTTGTATCCCCTTTTCATAAGCTTTCTCAACCGCCTCAAAAAATTTGACCACATCGATCACTTCATTTGTCGACCAATCCATTGAAAAAGGATATTGATATTCCATGATGCAACACCTCATTGTACCTGAGTTTTCCATTCAAAATAAAAAATATGATATTTCTTATTATGACCAATGTGAGCGAATTGTTTCTCCTTGTTGGATCATTCTTGAAATGAGTTCTTCTACAGAAGGAACGTCTTCTATTAGCCCCATCACTTGCCCGGCCCATGCAAATCCTTCGTCTTCTTTCCCTTCGTGGATGTATCTTTTATTCGCAATTCCACTTATGTATTCTTTCAGCGATTCATATCCCAAGTGTTCTTTCTCAATACTTAAGATTTTCTCAGTCC
The nucleotide sequence above comes from Oikeobacillus pervagus. Encoded proteins:
- a CDS encoding YktB family protein, whose amino-acid sequence is MSFNGFTKEDFDVFAIEGLEPRMESLKATIRPKLDYLGNHFSPTLSALTGDEMFYHVAKHARRTVHPPNDTWVAFANNKRGYKKHPHFQIGLWGSHLFIWFAVIYEAPTKVQIGHSFEKHLDEIYKMTPRHFVWSLDHMKPDASKMEDLSQDDLQAMFQRMQTVKKAEILCGFHIPKDEAIFMSGGELIETIDEVFKNLIPLYKLASH
- a CDS encoding UPF0223 family protein, yielding MEYQYPFSMDWSTNEVIDVVKFFEAVEKAYEKGIQRDNFKKYYHRFKEIVPSIAEEKKIFKEFEKESGYSSYHVVKKMKESRNDQWIAMKS